The sequence AGGCGGTGGAGGCGCAGGCCCACGCCGCGCTGGAGCGCTCGCGCGCGGACTGGGCGGTGGCGGAGACGGGCATCGCCGGCCCGACGGGCGGCACGCCGCAGAAGCCCGTGGGACTGGCCTTCATCGCGGTGCTGCGCCGGGGCGGGAAGGCCACGGTGGAGCGCCACGTCTTCACCGGAGACAGGAGCGCGGTGCGCCGGGCGATTTCAGACCGCGCGCTGGAGCTGCTGCTCGAAAGACTGGGCGCGGAATCGTGAACTGAACGCTCGCACCGCCCGGGGGTCGCCTATCGGCACGTGGCCGGGTTCTCTA comes from Pyxidicoccus parkwaysis and encodes:
- a CDS encoding CinA family protein; translation: MTGEASNALAAADPLAARVLRRCREAGVRLVLAEACTGGLVCARLTEVAGASAVVERGFIPYSNESKAEQLGMSLALLQTHGSVSAEAVEAQAHAALERSRADWAVAETGIAGPTGGTPQKPVGLAFIAVLRRGGKATVERHVFTGDRSAVRRAISDRALELLLERLGAES